From a single Populus nigra chromosome 18, ddPopNigr1.1, whole genome shotgun sequence genomic region:
- the LOC133678451 gene encoding transcription factor MYB62-like, which translates to MRVNIMSSSKKTTSSKEDDAELRRGPWTLEEDTLLVHYIARHGEGRWNLLAKRAGLRRTGKSCRLRWLNYLKPDVKRGNLTPQEQLLILDLHSKWGNRWSKIAQHLPGRTDNEIKNYWRTRVQKQARHLRIDANSTAFQDIIRRSWMPRLLQKIGGSSTSSSAMTCQSPAVSQLIPNYAPQLSAFPTALPPPQQQEAPLDMRVMMHLMEHREQTSDSEHGTSSCISSAESMNVSQMSHLSEYPKSPFQAMGNNGDYSTLVKDCYYVDSNFYDMEAINLATMSVPGELGISAVDRHMGDGDWAGYDFGDTVWNMDELWQFRNLQGKEI; encoded by the exons ATGAGAGTGAATATCATGTCGTCTTCAAAAAAGACCACGAGTTCTAAAGAAGATGATGCTGAGCTTAGGAGGGGGCCATGGACTCTTGAAGAAGACACTCTCCTTGTTCATTACATTGCTCGTCATGGAGAAGGCCGATGGAATTTGCTTGCTAAACGTGCAG GGTTGAGGAGAACCGGAAAGAGTTGCAGATTGAGATGGCTAAACTATCTAAAACCAGATGTAAAGCGAGGAAACCTTACTCCACAAGAACAACTCTTGATTCTTGACCTCCATTCCAAGTGGGGCAATAG ATGGTCCAAAATTGCACAACATTTGCCGGGAAGAACTGATAATGAAATCAAGAACTATTGGAGAACTAGAGTGCAGAAACAAGCAAGGCACCTTAGGATAGATGCCAACAGCACAGCCTTTCAGGATATAATTAGGCGTTCTTGGATGCCAAGGTTGCTTCAAAAGATAGGAGGAtcatcaacttcttcatcaGCCATGACATGTCAAAGCCCAGCAGTTTCTCAGCTCATCCCCAATTATGCTCCTCAGCTTTCAGCATTCCCAACAGCACTACCTCCACCACAACAACAAGAAGCTCCTCTTGATATGAGGGTGATGATGCACTTAATGGAGCATCGTGAGCAAACCTCAGACTCAGAGCATGGGACAAGCTCATGCATTTCTTCTGCAGAATCAATGAATGTCTCACAAATGTCTCATTTATCAGAATACCCTAAAAGTCCCTTTCAGGCCATGGGTAACAACGGCGACTACAGCACCTTGGTGAAGGATTGCTATTATGTGGACAGCAATTTCTATGACATGGAAGCCATCAACCTTGCAACCATGTCGGTGCCTGGAGAACTTGGAATCTCAGCTGTCGATCGCCACATGGGAGATGGTGATTGGGCTGGATACGATTTTGGAGACACCGTGTGGAACATGGATGAGTTGTGGCAATTTAGGAACTTGCAAGGAAAGGAAATTTAA